The genomic region AGCGGATTTCCGGTATAAACAACCTTTCCCGCCGGCAAACCGGTCGTTGTTTTTTCCCAAGAAAGGCAAATTTTGTCAGCGACCTTAGCAATCAAATCATTGGCTAACCCGGAGACCGCGCTTTGTTCATGAGTCACAATGGGAATTCGTAAAAACCAGCCGGCGAAAGCAACCGGTAAAGCTAAATAGCCGCCGAAAGAAAGGATAAGATTGGGCTTGTATTTTCTTAAATAATAAAAACTTTGGATTAAGCCTAGGGGAATTTTTAAAAGAGAGGAAAGAGTGTAACGCGAAAAATTTCTTTGTAATCTGCCGGTTGTCAGGGAAACAAAATCAATTCCCAATTCTTTAATGACCCGATACTCTGTTGATAAAGTTTTGTCCCCCTCAAGGGCATATTTTCGTCCCAAAAAAATTATCTGCCAGCCGTTTTCCCGCAACTTCGGCAAAACAGAGAGGGCCGGCGTCAGGTGACCTCCGGTTATGATGATTTTTTTTGTGCTAGACATTGTTTGCTTATGTTTAAAAGGATTCCCACACCTGTCAGCGTCACGACTAAATTTGAACCGCCATAAGAAACAAAAGGCAGCGGCACTCCGGTTAAAGGCAAAAGCGCGACCATTGATCCTAGGTTAATAATCGCCTGGGTACTTATCCAAAAAGAAATACCGTAAGCCAAAAGCTGGCCGAAACGATCGGGAGCCAAAAGAGCAATTTTAATCCCCCGCCAAAGAATAAAAACAAAAAGAGCAATGACTAAAATAGCTCCGATAAAACCTATCTCTTCGCCAATAATCGCAAAAATGGAATCGGTCATCGCTTCCGGCAGATACTCAAATTTTTGGCGTGATTTGCCTAAACCCAGACCCCAGAAACCGCCCGAACCAAAAGCCAAAAGAACCTGGCGGATATGATAGGAAGCTCCTAAAGGATCGTTGGCGGGATTAAAAAAAGTGACCAGGCGCCGAAGCCTGTAAGGCGAAACCACCGCCAAAGCCAAAATGCCGCCGAAGATTCCCGGAGCTAAAAGCCCAAAATGCCACCACGGAGCGCCAGACAGAAAATAAAGAATTACTGCCAGAACACAAATAACAATGGCGGTACCTAAATCAGGCTCAGCAATGACTAAACCAACGATCAAAGAACAAAGAGTCACAAAGGCGAAGAGTCTCTCCCGCTCTTTAGAGGAAAACCACGCTGATAAATAAATCACCAGAGCCAGTTTGGCCGCTTCCGCCGGCTGGAGAGTAAAAGCTCTAAAATCAAGCCAGCGATGAGCCCCCAAGGCTTTAAGGCCCAAACCGGGAAGGAAAACAGCCAATAAAAGAATAATCGTTATAAAAATAAGCGGCAAAGCTAAGGAATAAAGCCGGTGATAATCAAAAAAGGAGAAAAAAAACATTAAAGTCAGTCCCAAAAAAAGCCATTGGCTTTGATCTTTAAGATAATGGTATTTATCGCCGAAATCCCGAAAAGCCGAAACCGAAGAAGCTTCAAAAATAAAAACTAATCCCAAAAGGCAGGTTGTAAAAACCGCCAAAAAAAGCGGCAAGTCTATTCTTTTTTTTTGACTGTGCAAAGCCAAAGACATTCTTCTTTTAGATTGAAAAAACAACATGATTAAATTGTTCTCCTCGGTCAAATTCGTTTTTAAACATCCCAAAAGAAGCGCACCCCGGAGATAAGATAACATAATCGCCAGGTTCGGCTGTCATTTTGGCTTGGATGACGGCTTTTTGCAGATCATCAAATTTTCCCAAAATTTTTATTTTCGATTTTTGACGCTTAACTTCTGATAATAATTCATCGGTAGCCGTCCCTTCAAGAAAAATGACGGCCTTAGCTCTTCTACTGATTTCCCCAGCTAATTCCTTAAGATCAAGATTTTTACTTGAACCGCCAGCTAAGAGAATAATCTTTTTATCCTGGTAAGCTTTAAGAGCTTTAATGGTCGCGATTGGAGTCGTGCTGGTGGTATCGTTGACAAAAGTCACTCCTCCAAGCGAACGAATTTCTTCCAATCTAAAGGGAACGCCCGGAAAACCCATCAGGGCTTTCTCTGTTATCCTCTGGTCAATTTCTAAGACTTTCGCCACCTGATAGGCCGCCGCCACGTTTTCTAAATTGTGCTCGCCTTTTAATTTTAATTGAGAAACAAGTGATTTTGGCAGGTCGCTTTTTTTAAAAAACACTCTTTTTGACTTGGCTTCCCGAGCCAGATCAAGACATGTTTTGTTTTCAAAATTTAAAACCAGGAAATCATTTTCCTCTTGATATTTAAAAATGATTTTTTTGTCCTGAAGATATGCTTCC from Patescibacteria group bacterium harbors:
- the ftsW gene encoding putative lipid II flippase FtsW yields the protein MLFFQSKRRMSLALHSQKKRIDLPLFLAVFTTCLLGLVFIFEASSVSAFRDFGDKYHYLKDQSQWLFLGLTLMFFFSFFDYHRLYSLALPLIFITIILLLAVFLPGLGLKALGAHRWLDFRAFTLQPAEAAKLALVIYLSAWFSSKERERLFAFVTLCSLIVGLVIAEPDLGTAIVICVLAVILYFLSGAPWWHFGLLAPGIFGGILALAVVSPYRLRRLVTFFNPANDPLGASYHIRQVLLAFGSGGFWGLGLGKSRQKFEYLPEAMTDSIFAIIGEEIGFIGAILVIALFVFILWRGIKIALLAPDRFGQLLAYGISFWISTQAIINLGSMVALLPLTGVPLPFVSYGGSNLVVTLTGVGILLNISKQCLAQKKSS
- the murD gene encoding UDP-N-acetylmuramoyl-L-alanine--D-glutamate ligase; this translates as MNFSGQRILVMGLGIQGGGVGVARFFAEKGAKVKVTDLKTAKELKTSLDLLRDLPITYILGKHREEDFINSDLVIRNPDVSKDSPSLAVARKHHVPVEMDESLFFKLCPHRKNIIGVTGTRGKTTTTHLIGKILEASGYKTLLGGNLRGVATLSLLDKMTPQTKVVLELSSWQLQGLDEDKISPHLAVLTNIYPDHLNRYQNMEAYLQDKKIIFKYQEENDFLVLNFENKTCLDLAREAKSKRVFFKKSDLPKSLVSQLKLKGEHNLENVAAAYQVAKVLEIDQRITEKALMGFPGVPFRLEEIRSLGGVTFVNDTTSTTPIATIKALKAYQDKKIILLAGGSSKNLDLKELAGEISRRAKAVIFLEGTATDELLSEVKRQKSKIKILGKFDDLQKAVIQAKMTAEPGDYVILSPGCASFGMFKNEFDRGEQFNHVVFSI